From a region of the Mycobacterium intracellulare ATCC 13950 genome:
- a CDS encoding alpha/beta hydrolase, producing the protein MTANRPGFTPWMKWLLRAGPADYALALSVAGASLPVVGKHLEPLAGITAMGVWGARHAPEAISAATKDWFTPGINDARRRDRESTRQVSLAALRGVVSAADLEMDWPAAERTPPIWDGLRQRRHLYRRGVHYGDHPAQVLDVWRRKDLPAQPAPVLIFLPGGAWVHGRCMGQGSALMSRLAEQGWVCLAVDYRVAPHHRWPRHIVDVKTAIAWARANVDKFGGDRNFVAIAGCSAGGHLCALAGLTPDDPEYRAKLPEGADTSVDAVVGIYGRYDWEDRSTAERARFVEFLERVVVRKSIARHPEVFRAASPIARVHRNAPPFLVIHGSKDSVIPVEQARSFVERLRTVSHSTVGYLELPGAGHGYDLIDGERAGAAAHVASLFLNQVYRTKTRIVAKEVI; encoded by the coding sequence ATGACGGCGAACCGACCGGGTTTCACACCGTGGATGAAGTGGTTGCTGCGGGCCGGTCCCGCCGACTATGCGCTGGCACTGAGCGTGGCCGGGGCGTCGCTGCCGGTGGTCGGCAAACACCTCGAGCCGCTGGCCGGCATCACCGCCATGGGCGTGTGGGGCGCGCGGCACGCGCCCGAGGCGATCTCCGCGGCGACCAAGGACTGGTTCACGCCGGGGATCAACGACGCGCGGCGCCGGGACCGTGAGAGCACGCGGCAGGTCTCCCTCGCGGCGTTGCGGGGGGTCGTGTCGGCGGCGGACCTCGAGATGGATTGGCCGGCGGCCGAACGGACACCGCCGATCTGGGACGGCCTGCGCCAGCGGCGCCACCTTTATCGCCGGGGCGTCCACTACGGGGACCACCCCGCACAGGTGCTCGACGTCTGGCGCCGCAAAGACCTGCCCGCGCAACCCGCGCCGGTCCTGATCTTCCTGCCGGGCGGCGCCTGGGTGCACGGCAGGTGCATGGGTCAGGGGTCCGCGCTGATGTCGCGGCTGGCCGAGCAGGGGTGGGTGTGCCTGGCGGTCGACTACCGCGTCGCGCCGCACCACCGCTGGCCGCGCCACATCGTCGACGTCAAAACCGCCATCGCGTGGGCGCGCGCCAACGTCGACAAGTTCGGCGGCGACCGCAATTTCGTTGCGATAGCGGGGTGTTCGGCCGGCGGCCACCTGTGCGCGCTGGCCGGGCTGACCCCCGACGACCCGGAGTACCGGGCGAAGCTGCCCGAGGGTGCGGACACGTCGGTGGACGCGGTCGTCGGAATTTATGGCCGCTACGACTGGGAGGACCGCTCGACGGCGGAGCGCGCCCGGTTCGTCGAATTCCTGGAACGGGTCGTGGTGAGAAAGTCGATCGCCCGTCACCCCGAGGTATTCCGGGCCGCCTCGCCGATCGCCCGAGTGCACCGTAATGCGCCTCCCTTCCTCGTGATTCACGGCAGCAAGGACAGCGTCATCCCGGTGGAGCAGGCGCGCAGCTTCGTCGAGCGGCTGCGGACGGTGTCGCATTCGACGGTGGGCTACCTGGAGTTGCCCGGTGCGGGCCACGGATACGACCTCATCGACGGCGAGCGCGCCGGCGCGGCGGCACACGTCGCCTCCCTGTTCCTCAACCAGGTTTATCGCACCAAGACACGGATCGTGGCAAAAGAGGTTATCTGA